A stretch of Rhodohalobacter mucosus DNA encodes these proteins:
- a CDS encoding RNA polymerase sigma factor, producing the protein MLHLPGIESVFLILALSKSGELDDRELSIAIRKGDQKAFETFFDRHYEPVYRFLISRGMNHDEAQDLTQRAFLMIWEKRNTIDETKSLRAFLFRIAYTRMLNHIEYHSKFDQNTDPAEDSASGSAKTTEKEMEHRELLNQIQRLIVAMPEKRGTVFQLCFMKEFTYKETAETIGISIKTVENHMALAFRDIREGLKTVYGDEILNRFL; encoded by the coding sequence GTGCTACACCTGCCCGGAATAGAATCTGTTTTCCTGATTCTCGCTCTTTCAAAAAGCGGCGAACTGGACGATCGCGAATTATCGATTGCGATAAGGAAGGGTGATCAGAAAGCTTTTGAAACATTTTTTGATCGTCATTATGAGCCCGTTTATCGCTTTCTGATAAGCCGGGGCATGAATCATGATGAGGCACAGGATCTCACACAACGAGCTTTTTTGATGATATGGGAAAAAAGAAACACGATTGATGAAACCAAATCATTGAGAGCCTTTCTTTTTCGCATAGCCTACACCAGAATGTTAAACCACATTGAGTATCATTCAAAGTTTGACCAAAATACAGACCCTGCTGAGGATTCAGCTTCCGGTTCAGCAAAAACTACGGAAAAAGAAATGGAGCACAGGGAGCTGCTTAATCAGATTCAGCGATTAATTGTTGCTATGCCTGAAAAGCGCGGAACCGTTTTTCAGCTCTGTTTTATGAAAGAGTTTACCTACAAGGAGACTGCAGAAACAATAGGCATCAGTATTAAAACCGTTGAAAACCATATGGCGCTTGCATTCAGAGATATACGAGAAGGCCTTAAAACAGTTTACGGTGACGAAATTTTGAATCGATTTTTGTAA
- the ettA gene encoding energy-dependent translational throttle protein EttA encodes MVGVSKVYKPNKTVLKDIYLSFFYGAKIGVLGLNGAGKSTLLRIIAGEDEDYLGEISRQKGISFGYLSQEPQLDDSKTVKEIVEEGVQETINLIKEYEAVNEGFSDPDADFDALIEKQTKLQEKIDRIGAWDIDSKLEQAMDALRCPPGDTSIEVLSGGERRRVALCRLLLKKPDVLLLDEPTNHLDAESVGWLEQHLGRYEGTVIAVTHDRYFLDNVAGWILELDRGEGIPFKGNYTSWLEQKQERLAVEEKQESKRQKTLKQELEWIRQNPKGRRAKSKARINSYEELLSEEHQKVRDEMEIFIPAGPRLGDKVIVADHVSKGYGNKLLVEEMNFDLPPGGIVGVIGPNGAGKTTLFKMITGEVKPDSGTISIGDTVKLGYVDQKRPLDPSKSIWEEISGGQDLIKLGNREVNSRAYVARFNFSGGDQQKKVNEISGGERNRVHLAKMLKEGANVLLLDEPTNDLDVNTLRALEEAMLEFAGCVVVISHDRWFLDRVATHILAFEGNSQVYWFEGNYQEYEENKRQRLGIDEDQPVRIKYKKLTR; translated from the coding sequence ATGGTTGGGGTAAGTAAGGTCTACAAACCGAACAAAACGGTATTGAAAGACATCTACCTCTCATTTTTCTATGGCGCCAAGATCGGTGTTCTTGGTTTAAACGGTGCAGGGAAAAGTACATTATTGAGGATTATTGCCGGAGAGGACGAAGATTATCTTGGAGAGATTTCGCGGCAGAAGGGAATTTCGTTCGGCTATCTTTCACAGGAACCACAGCTCGATGATTCCAAAACGGTAAAAGAGATTGTGGAAGAAGGTGTGCAGGAAACCATAAATCTGATTAAGGAATATGAAGCCGTAAATGAGGGTTTCAGCGATCCGGATGCCGATTTTGATGCACTTATTGAAAAGCAAACAAAACTTCAGGAGAAGATAGACAGGATAGGGGCGTGGGATATCGATTCGAAACTTGAACAGGCAATGGATGCACTGCGGTGTCCGCCGGGCGATACAAGTATAGAGGTGCTTTCGGGCGGTGAGCGGCGAAGAGTAGCGCTCTGCAGGCTGCTTCTTAAAAAGCCCGATGTTCTCTTGCTCGACGAACCTACCAACCATCTGGACGCGGAGTCAGTAGGCTGGCTGGAACAGCATCTGGGCCGCTATGAAGGAACCGTTATCGCCGTAACCCATGATCGCTATTTTCTGGATAATGTGGCGGGATGGATCCTGGAGCTCGACCGGGGTGAAGGTATACCGTTTAAGGGTAATTACACTTCATGGCTGGAACAAAAGCAAGAGCGGCTGGCTGTAGAGGAAAAACAGGAGTCGAAGCGCCAGAAAACACTGAAACAGGAGCTGGAGTGGATACGGCAAAACCCTAAAGGGAGGCGCGCGAAGAGTAAAGCAAGAATAAATTCCTATGAGGAGCTTCTTTCAGAAGAGCATCAAAAAGTGCGTGATGAGATGGAAATATTTATTCCTGCGGGCCCCAGGCTTGGCGATAAGGTGATTGTTGCCGACCACGTTAGCAAAGGGTATGGTAATAAACTGCTGGTAGAAGAGATGAATTTCGATCTGCCTCCCGGAGGTATTGTTGGAGTGATCGGTCCGAACGGTGCGGGTAAAACCACTCTTTTCAAAATGATTACCGGCGAAGTAAAACCTGACAGCGGAACCATTTCAATCGGAGATACGGTAAAATTGGGATATGTGGACCAGAAACGTCCGCTCGATCCATCCAAGTCCATTTGGGAGGAGATATCGGGAGGCCAGGATTTGATTAAACTGGGAAATCGTGAGGTAAACTCAAGGGCCTATGTGGCACGATTTAATTTCAGCGGGGGGGATCAGCAGAAAAAGGTCAATGAAATATCAGGTGGTGAACGAAACCGGGTGCACCTGGCAAAAATGCTTAAGGAGGGGGCCAACGTGCTGTTGCTGGATGAGCCTACCAACGACCTCGATGTAAATACGTTGCGGGCGCTGGAAGAAGCCATGCTCGAATTTGCAGGTTGTGTTGTTGTTATTTCGCATGATCGTTGGTTTCTCGACCGTGTTGCAACCCACATACTCGCTTTCGAGGGGAACAGCCAGGTTTATTGGTTTGAGGGCAATTACCAGGAATATGAGGAAAACAAACGTCAACGGTTGGGAATTGATGAAGATCAACCGGTTCGGATCAAGTATAAAAAGCTAACGAGATAG
- a CDS encoding superoxide dismutase, whose product MSFKLPDLPYDFDALEPSIDARTMEIHHGKHHQGYTNKLNAALEGHEFADLPVEEVLRRINEVPQEVRQAVINNGGGYANHKLFWTVLSPNGGGEPSGELADAIDKAFGSFDEFKDTFKSTATSQFGSGWGWLCVDGNGGLKVLSTANQDSPLMNGLTPILGVDVWEHAYYLHYQNRRPDYVDAFWNVVKWDQVAKNYADAK is encoded by the coding sequence ATGTCTTTCAAACTACCAGACTTACCTTACGATTTTGATGCTCTTGAGCCGAGCATAGATGCGCGAACGATGGAGATTCACCATGGAAAACACCATCAGGGGTATACTAATAAGCTGAATGCCGCTTTGGAAGGGCATGAATTTGCCGATCTTCCTGTCGAAGAGGTGCTTAGAAGGATCAATGAAGTGCCTCAGGAAGTGCGTCAGGCCGTAATTAACAACGGCGGCGGTTATGCCAACCACAAATTATTCTGGACAGTATTGTCTCCGAACGGCGGCGGTGAACCTTCAGGTGAGCTTGCTGATGCCATAGACAAGGCTTTCGGCAGTTTCGATGAATTTAAGGATACATTCAAAAGTACTGCTACCTCACAATTCGGATCCGGTTGGGGATGGCTTTGCGTAGATGGAAACGGCGGTTTGAAAGTACTTTCAACCGCTAACCAGGACAGCCCGCTTATGAATGGCCTTACGCCTATCCTTGGTGTTGATGTCTGGGAACATGCATACTACCTGCACTATCAGAATCGCAGACCGGATTATGTGGATGCATTCTGGAACGTAGTAAAATGGGATCAGGTAGCAAAAAACTATGCAGACGCCAAATAA
- the aspS gene encoding aspartate--tRNA ligase, translating to MSWNRTHTCGELTSDDKGEEVVLNGWVSTRRDLGGLIFIDLRDRYGITQIRFDETNSKLHSMAENLRSEYVIGVRGTVINRSKETINPNMKTGEIEVDVSDMQIYSRAETTPFEIKEDISTNEEIRMRYRYLDLRRPDLQKNMLLRSQVTQTVRNFYHDRQFAEIETPVLMKSTPEGARDYLVPSRVNPGKFFALPQSPQTYKQILMVAGMDRYFQIVKCFRDEDLRADRQPEFTQIDVEMSFVDEGEIFSIHEKLMKTIWKKHLNTDIDASFPRMTYREALETYGTDKPDLRFGVPIHDISDVVKDSGFKIFNTTVQKGGRVVSITVPGEGTLGRGALDRLTDKAVSQAGAAGMIFMRLDGGEITCSVGKFLDDETMQKMADESGAKDGDLVLILAGPAPDVYKQMGSLRLIVGNDFNLINRSLLKFLWVTDFPLVEWSKEDKRYYALHHPFTAPRPEDIDKLESDPEQVNARAYDLVLNGNEIGGGSIRIHDHEVQRRVFRVLGIDEEEADEKFGFLLDAFKYGAPPHGGIALGLDRMIMLMAGANSLRDVIAFPKNQKAQSLMDNSPSEVDEKQLKELHIALRKPAPD from the coding sequence ATGAGCTGGAACCGAACCCACACCTGTGGTGAACTTACAAGCGATGATAAAGGAGAAGAAGTTGTACTGAACGGGTGGGTTTCAACGCGGCGGGATCTTGGCGGATTAATCTTCATCGATCTTCGCGACCGTTACGGAATTACTCAGATCCGTTTCGATGAGACCAACAGCAAGCTTCACAGTATGGCTGAAAATTTACGGTCGGAATATGTAATAGGTGTCAGGGGCACGGTAATCAACCGCAGCAAGGAGACTATCAACCCGAATATGAAAACGGGTGAGATTGAGGTTGATGTATCTGATATGCAGATCTACTCAAGGGCGGAAACCACGCCTTTTGAGATCAAAGAGGATATATCTACAAATGAAGAGATCCGAATGCGGTACCGCTATTTGGATCTTCGCCGCCCCGACCTCCAGAAGAATATGCTTCTGCGATCGCAGGTAACACAAACGGTACGGAATTTCTATCATGACCGGCAGTTTGCTGAGATAGAAACGCCGGTTCTGATGAAATCGACGCCGGAAGGTGCGCGGGATTACCTGGTACCAAGCCGGGTAAACCCGGGTAAATTTTTTGCACTCCCCCAAAGCCCGCAAACCTATAAGCAGATCCTGATGGTTGCAGGCATGGATCGCTACTTCCAGATTGTTAAATGTTTCAGGGACGAAGATTTACGCGCCGACAGGCAGCCTGAATTCACCCAGATAGATGTTGAAATGTCGTTTGTTGACGAAGGCGAGATTTTTTCTATCCACGAAAAACTGATGAAAACGATCTGGAAAAAGCATCTGAATACAGATATTGACGCGTCATTTCCCAGAATGACATACCGTGAGGCTTTGGAAACTTACGGAACCGACAAACCGGATCTCCGGTTTGGAGTGCCGATTCACGATATTTCGGATGTTGTAAAAGATTCCGGCTTCAAGATTTTCAATACAACGGTGCAGAAAGGAGGCCGTGTGGTTTCGATAACCGTGCCGGGTGAGGGAACGCTGGGCCGAGGGGCGCTCGACAGGCTTACAGACAAGGCTGTATCTCAGGCAGGTGCCGCAGGCATGATATTTATGCGCCTGGATGGTGGAGAAATCACGTGCAGCGTTGGCAAGTTCCTGGATGATGAAACCATGCAAAAAATGGCTGACGAATCGGGAGCAAAAGACGGAGACCTGGTACTGATCCTGGCAGGTCCGGCGCCCGATGTATACAAGCAGATGGGTTCGCTGCGTCTCATAGTGGGTAATGATTTTAACCTGATCAACAGATCCCTATTAAAGTTTCTTTGGGTAACGGATTTTCCGCTTGTTGAGTGGTCGAAGGAGGATAAAAGATATTATGCCCTGCACCATCCGTTTACAGCGCCCAGACCTGAAGACATCGACAAACTGGAGTCCGATCCTGAACAAGTGAATGCAAGGGCATACGATTTGGTTCTGAACGGTAACGAAATTGGAGGTGGCTCAATCAGGATTCATGATCATGAGGTTCAGCGCCGGGTATTCCGTGTGCTGGGCATTGATGAGGAAGAAGCAGATGAGAAGTTCGGTTTTCTTCTGGATGCCTTCAAATATGGCGCCCCGCCCCACGGAGGGATTGCTCTCGGACTTGACCGAATGATTATGCTGATGGCAGGAGCCAACAGTTTAAGAGACGTCATTGCGTTTCCAAAAAATCAAAAAGCGCAAAGTCTGATGGACAACTCACCGAGCGAGGTGGACGAAAAGCAGCTTAAAGAACTGCATATCGCCCTGCGTAAACCTGCTCCAGACTGA
- a CDS encoding DUF5666 domain-containing protein, with translation MMQSTKIRFNSFIFPLLLASAAILLHACTIDNLNNGALPVNENEFRIAGQIIGESVSESENGVLSNFTEAFAVPDAEGLRQGPSILSLRSETNLQNYSYSYDPVTGKHNVGYVKEEVIGSQQVSSDVSLTYTFRNSQGNLIENPVENFSSIESVEFLSSKSGSIETTDKLSVFSRVDRFFIDGISGASPNLLIDGIHSGEGFFSIIQPDGSRLEREYILDMNFLNVSINKENVEANRNFRSGVTGALSYESTIRENGSASEGTKIVNGTLEFAGDGTALLKFRNFFDVFRVRLDKGTVFDDDEFEGRIAEVNLTQNIFVLANGQRIRLTAETLIEDDGDYFSLQEVAAALSENNRVKAEGDYIRDQESENLWTASEVEFEDDSNEFEEAILSVNLNDNAFTVQSGDTYYLTETSEIDDDSDFLSLQEVQNAIEDSLPVFADGKFVVETTTGRLIVEEVEFTYNVQEIDEPVVSVDGTDNTFTVLSGKTIKITDETVINPDKIATLQDVETALSQGINVEAAATIYFDSSNNLWIALQVEFDESDDDDDDEGEGEGDD, from the coding sequence ATGATGCAATCAACCAAAATACGGTTCAACTCATTTATTTTCCCGCTTTTACTGGCTTCAGCAGCCATTCTGCTGCATGCATGCACAATTGATAACCTCAATAATGGCGCCTTGCCGGTAAATGAAAACGAATTCAGAATTGCCGGACAGATTATCGGTGAATCTGTTTCAGAAAGCGAGAACGGAGTACTCTCCAACTTTACAGAAGCTTTTGCGGTTCCTGATGCTGAAGGATTGCGGCAAGGCCCCTCCATTCTTTCCCTGAGATCTGAAACGAACCTGCAGAACTACAGTTATTCATATGATCCTGTCACAGGAAAGCATAATGTGGGGTACGTTAAAGAAGAAGTGATCGGTAGTCAGCAGGTGAGCAGTGATGTTTCACTTACCTACACATTCAGAAACAGCCAGGGCAACCTGATTGAAAATCCTGTCGAAAATTTCAGCTCCATTGAATCCGTAGAATTTTTATCCTCTAAATCAGGAAGCATTGAAACCACAGACAAGCTCTCCGTTTTTTCACGGGTTGACCGCTTTTTCATTGACGGGATATCAGGTGCAAGTCCGAATTTACTGATCGATGGCATTCACTCGGGGGAGGGATTTTTCTCGATCATTCAACCAGACGGAAGCCGTCTCGAAAGAGAGTATATACTGGATATGAATTTTCTGAATGTCTCCATCAACAAAGAGAATGTGGAAGCTAACAGGAATTTCAGATCGGGAGTAACCGGAGCTCTCAGCTATGAATCCACAATAAGAGAAAACGGATCTGCATCTGAAGGTACCAAGATCGTAAACGGAACACTTGAGTTTGCAGGCGATGGTACAGCACTGCTAAAATTTCGAAACTTTTTTGATGTTTTCCGGGTCCGCCTGGATAAAGGCACCGTTTTTGATGATGATGAGTTTGAAGGGCGGATTGCCGAAGTGAATCTGACTCAGAATATTTTTGTCCTTGCGAACGGACAAAGAATCAGGTTGACAGCAGAAACCTTGATTGAAGATGACGGTGACTACTTTTCACTGCAGGAGGTGGCAGCTGCACTCAGCGAAAACAATCGCGTTAAAGCGGAGGGTGATTATATCAGAGATCAAGAGAGCGAGAACCTTTGGACAGCCTCTGAAGTGGAATTTGAAGATGATTCCAACGAGTTTGAAGAAGCCATACTATCGGTGAACCTGAACGACAATGCCTTCACCGTTCAGTCGGGTGATACTTATTATCTGACTGAAACCTCAGAAATTGATGACGACAGTGATTTCTTATCCCTCCAGGAAGTACAGAATGCTATTGAAGACAGCCTACCCGTATTTGCTGATGGAAAATTCGTTGTTGAAACAACAACGGGCAGGCTCATCGTTGAGGAAGTGGAATTTACGTACAATGTACAGGAAATTGATGAACCGGTTGTATCTGTTGACGGTACCGATAATACCTTCACCGTTCTAAGCGGAAAGACGATCAAAATCACAGACGAAACTGTGATCAATCCGGACAAAATCGCAACCCTGCAGGATGTGGAAACCGCACTTTCACAAGGAATCAACGTAGAGGCTGCAGCAACTATCTACTTTGATTCTTCCAACAACTTATGGATTGCTCTCCAGGTAGAATTTGATGAGAGCGATGATGATGACGATGATGAAGGTGAAGGGGAAGGAGACGACTAA
- a CDS encoding DUF429 domain-containing protein — MKTAGIDGCKAGWLLITFDKEPAYNVLRTDEDLKKALEEYERVFIDMPIGLEDENYTRECDRLLREKLGSEYASSVFSPPIRPALHAPSYAEANMQSYEFTEKKLTLQAWNITPKIRLLDQLLIQNPSWREKVLESHPEILFMKLNGGMIYQKKNTKKGIRHRLDLVTGREPVAADFFRDIKEEYRRNEVEEDDIVDAMALALGALQSIKKGIKTLPENPEKDSEGLPKAIHYV, encoded by the coding sequence TTGAAAACTGCCGGAATAGATGGCTGTAAAGCCGGTTGGCTTTTGATCACATTTGACAAGGAGCCGGCCTACAACGTATTGAGAACGGACGAAGATCTGAAGAAGGCGCTTGAAGAGTACGAGCGTGTTTTTATTGATATGCCAATCGGTTTGGAGGATGAAAACTATACGCGTGAATGCGACAGACTGCTCCGCGAAAAACTCGGTTCGGAATACGCTTCAAGCGTGTTCAGCCCGCCCATACGCCCGGCACTGCATGCTCCCTCTTATGCTGAAGCCAATATGCAGAGTTATGAATTCACTGAAAAGAAACTGACTTTGCAGGCATGGAACATAACGCCTAAAATCAGGCTGTTGGATCAGCTTCTGATTCAAAATCCATCCTGGCGGGAAAAGGTACTGGAAAGCCATCCTGAAATCCTGTTTATGAAGTTGAACGGGGGGATGATTTATCAAAAGAAGAATACAAAAAAGGGGATACGGCACAGGCTTGACCTGGTAACCGGCCGCGAGCCTGTGGCAGCGGACTTTTTCCGCGATATCAAAGAAGAGTATCGTAGAAATGAAGTGGAAGAGGACGACATTGTGGATGCAATGGCGCTTGCACTCGGAGCTTTGCAATCGATAAAGAAGGGAATTAAAACACTTCCTGAAAACCCGGAAAAAGATTCAGAGGGCCTGCCAAAGGCAATTCACTACGTATAG
- the sthA gene encoding Si-specific NAD(P)(+) transhydrogenase: MAYDYDVIILGSGPAGFSCAMQSTKFDKNVLIVEADTSRLGGTWLHKGTVPSKALREAANLIQKFHAQFGDEKGRKPYEKFRMEDLLLYKKTILESKNKKVKRDIIKNKIDTARGRGTILDEHTVEVSDHLNKVQTYTADHILISTGSSPKEPDNFEIDHKNVLDYDSILGLTHIPRRLVIVGSGVIAFEYATIFAALGTRITILSDTSDILTFLDSEIKDELVHILNKRNIQIFWESEVKSVSRNALRTCMEVAFKQNDTDRMQVSETDHILYVGGKKPNTESLWSDKLDIEVDEFGYISADDSLRTTVPSIYAAGDVIGNPSSAAASFVQGRLASCAMFDMPNESPSGDTPFGIYSIPEIAAIGLTEQKAKEMGIDVTVGRAQYQNTTQADVSYETEGLLKLVFKTDDLKLIGVHIIGSQATDLIHLGQAVMSNEGSIKYFIENVLNYPTYSEAYRIAAFNGVNRVYQAGVKYKKILNR, from the coding sequence ATGGCTTACGATTACGATGTAATCATTCTCGGCAGTGGCCCTGCCGGTTTCTCTTGTGCAATGCAGAGCACAAAATTCGATAAAAACGTATTAATCGTAGAAGCAGACACAAGCCGTTTGGGCGGTACATGGCTTCATAAAGGAACCGTACCCAGCAAAGCATTGCGTGAAGCGGCCAATCTGATTCAAAAGTTTCATGCTCAATTTGGGGATGAAAAAGGGCGAAAGCCTTACGAAAAGTTTCGGATGGAGGACCTGCTTCTTTACAAAAAAACAATCCTGGAGAGTAAGAACAAGAAAGTAAAACGGGATATCATCAAGAATAAAATTGATACGGCCAGGGGGCGCGGTACTATTCTGGATGAACACACTGTGGAAGTGAGCGACCACCTCAACAAAGTACAGACCTACACAGCCGATCACATCCTCATTTCTACCGGAAGCAGTCCCAAAGAACCAGACAATTTTGAGATCGATCACAAAAACGTATTGGATTATGACTCCATATTGGGGCTTACGCATATTCCCCGGCGGCTGGTGATTGTGGGGAGCGGTGTAATTGCATTTGAGTACGCAACCATATTTGCAGCCCTTGGCACACGCATTACAATTTTAAGTGATACATCAGATATTCTCACTTTTCTTGACAGTGAAATAAAGGATGAACTTGTACATATTCTGAACAAAAGGAATATCCAGATATTCTGGGAATCGGAGGTGAAAAGCGTCAGCAGGAATGCCCTGAGAACATGCATGGAAGTTGCCTTCAAACAAAACGATACAGACCGTATGCAGGTTTCGGAAACCGATCATATCCTCTATGTTGGTGGCAAAAAACCCAATACAGAATCATTGTGGAGCGACAAACTGGATATCGAGGTCGATGAGTTCGGTTATATCTCAGCGGATGACTCACTGAGAACCACGGTACCGTCCATATATGCTGCGGGCGATGTAATTGGAAACCCCTCTTCGGCTGCAGCGTCATTTGTACAGGGGCGTCTGGCTTCCTGCGCAATGTTCGATATGCCGAATGAATCTCCTTCGGGCGACACTCCGTTCGGGATCTATTCTATTCCGGAAATTGCTGCAATCGGGCTCACCGAACAGAAGGCAAAAGAGATGGGAATTGATGTTACGGTAGGAAGAGCCCAATACCAGAATACCACCCAGGCCGACGTAAGTTATGAAACGGAAGGTCTGCTAAAACTGGTCTTCAAGACCGATGACCTCAAACTTATCGGGGTGCATATTATTGGCAGCCAGGCAACAGATCTGATTCACTTGGGTCAGGCGGTTATGTCGAACGAGGGATCCATCAAGTATTTTATCGAGAACGTTCTGAATTATCCAACCTATTCGGAGGCATACCGAATAGCGGCATTTAATGGCGTGAACCGGGTTTACCAGGCAGGTGTTAAGTACAAAAAGATTCTGAACCGGTAA